The following are encoded together in the Desulfuromonas acetexigens genome:
- a CDS encoding cobalamin biosynthesis protein, whose product MSTAVITFSPEGLKVMQRIAAGMQVDQYLHQAIEAPQGVHVFERVFALTEEIFRRYQALVYVAPCGVAVRAIAPLVNHKLKDPAVICLDVGSRHAVSLLSGHEGGANQLAINIANLTGAEPVISTTTEAVKTLTIGIGCRKGKSADEICKAVRAALAMVGRTLEEVRYLATADVKAWEPGLLQASRELQIPLRILDSEQIRISSLPFVESEFVQKKVNLPAVAEPAALLAGRRTSLILKKTAFNGITVAIARENCSSLA is encoded by the coding sequence ATGAGCACGGCGGTGATCACCTTTTCACCTGAGGGGCTAAAGGTCATGCAGCGGATCGCGGCGGGGATGCAGGTTGATCAGTATCTGCATCAGGCAATCGAAGCTCCCCAGGGTGTTCATGTTTTCGAGCGAGTCTTTGCCCTGACGGAAGAGATATTCCGTCGCTACCAGGCGCTCGTCTATGTGGCTCCCTGTGGCGTGGCGGTTCGGGCGATTGCCCCCTTGGTTAATCACAAGCTCAAGGATCCCGCAGTTATCTGTCTTGATGTCGGGTCCCGCCATGCCGTGAGTCTGCTCAGCGGCCATGAAGGCGGCGCCAATCAACTGGCCATAAACATCGCCAATCTGACCGGCGCCGAACCTGTGATCTCAACAACCACCGAGGCGGTCAAAACATTAACTATCGGTATCGGTTGTCGAAAAGGCAAAAGCGCAGATGAAATCTGCAAGGCCGTAAGGGCTGCGCTTGCGATGGTTGGCAGAACCCTCGAGGAGGTTCGATATCTGGCTACCGCCGATGTTAAAGCATGGGAGCCTGGCCTGTTACAGGCATCGAGGGAGCTTCAAATCCCCTTACGTATTCTCGATTCGGAACAGATTCGCATCAGCAGCCTTCCTTTTGTGGAATCGGAATTTGTCCAGAAAAAAGTCAATTTGCCCGCAGTAGCCGAGCCTGCGGCGCTGCTCGCAGGAAGGAGAACGTCATTAATACTCAAGAAAACAGCCTTCAACGGCATCACCGTGGCGATCGCCCGGGAAAACTGTTCCTCGTTGGCATAG
- the cobJ gene encoding precorrin-3B C(17)-methyltransferase, whose protein sequence is MGPGSVQDRTPRAAEAISSCDVVVGYDPYVEAVRDLLTTQEVLTSGMMKETERCRAAINEALSGKKVCLISSGDAGVYGMAGLAMEMAAADNDTVDMEVVPGVTAANSAAALMGAPLMLDSATISLSDLLVPWELIVKRLEAVAAADLVVSLYNPRSKRRVLQLEEATRIMLQYRPGTTPVGIATAVGTEDQFLVLTDLDHLLGQEVGMRSIVIIGNSTTCLLGGRMVTPRGYYR, encoded by the coding sequence ATAGGCCCTGGCAGTGTTCAAGATCGCACCCCCCGTGCTGCCGAGGCTATCAGTTCCTGCGACGTGGTCGTCGGTTACGACCCCTATGTTGAGGCCGTTAGGGATTTGCTCACGACTCAGGAGGTGTTGACCTCGGGGATGATGAAGGAAACGGAGCGCTGTCGTGCAGCCATTAATGAGGCATTGTCCGGCAAAAAAGTCTGTCTGATTTCATCCGGCGATGCCGGTGTTTACGGAATGGCAGGCCTGGCAATGGAGATGGCGGCGGCGGATAACGATACCGTTGACATGGAGGTTGTTCCGGGAGTTACCGCGGCCAATTCTGCGGCGGCCCTGATGGGTGCTCCCTTGATGCTTGATTCGGCGACTATCAGTCTAAGTGACCTGCTGGTCCCATGGGAGTTGATCGTCAAACGTCTAGAGGCTGTTGCTGCTGCAGATCTGGTGGTGTCGCTTTATAACCCGCGCAGCAAGAGGAGAGTCCTGCAGTTGGAAGAGGCGACTCGGATAATGCTGCAATATCGACCTGGAACGACTCCTGTCGGTATCGCGACGGCGGTTGGCACAGAAGATCAATTCCTTGTTTTGACGGATCTGGATCATCTGCTCGGGCAAGAAGTTGGCATGCGCTCCATCGTCATTATTGGGAACAGCACCACCTGTCTATTGGGCGGTCGTATGGTGACTCCCCGTGGATATTATCGATGA
- the cobK gene encoding precorrin-6A reductase has product MTKKSAPKVFLLGGTSETAPLSMKIASVGYRVLVSTATDEPLPIGEHPGVGCRFGRLGLAEMKDLLVAEGVFALVDATHPYASEVHQTARHACNETGLPYLRFQRPESQVQEVGWLFAENHQEAALLACETGRPILLTTGSRNLRPYVQEASRNEIPLYARILKHDESINASNDAGLEKSQRIFGRGPFTYEDNVALIRRYRIGVVVSKESGRAGGIDEKWRAARDEGCTFVVVKRPLVEQGNSFGCMDDLVRELLQLI; this is encoded by the coding sequence ATGACGAAAAAATCTGCTCCAAAAGTTTTTCTGCTTGGCGGAACCAGTGAAACGGCGCCCCTGTCCATGAAAATTGCTTCCGTGGGATATCGTGTTCTGGTCTCGACCGCCACAGATGAACCTCTACCTATTGGAGAACATCCTGGGGTCGGGTGCCGTTTTGGCCGTTTGGGATTGGCAGAGATGAAAGATCTGCTCGTTGCGGAAGGTGTCTTCGCTCTGGTCGATGCAACCCACCCCTATGCGAGTGAAGTCCATCAAACTGCCCGTCATGCATGTAACGAAACGGGTTTGCCTTATTTACGCTTTCAGCGACCTGAGTCTCAGGTACAAGAGGTCGGTTGGTTGTTTGCTGAAAACCATCAAGAGGCAGCTTTGCTTGCGTGTGAAACAGGACGGCCAATATTGCTGACGACCGGATCACGAAATCTGAGGCCCTACGTTCAAGAGGCAAGTCGAAACGAGATTCCCCTCTATGCACGCATACTGAAGCATGACGAATCAATCAACGCCAGCAATGATGCTGGCCTCGAAAAGAGTCAGCGTATCTTTGGCCGCGGCCCCTTCACCTACGAAGACAATGTTGCACTGATTCGCCGCTACCGGATCGGTGTTGTTGTGAGTAAGGAGAGTGGTCGGGCCGGGGGAATCGATGAAAAATGGCGTGCGGCTCGAGATGAAGGTTGTACGTTTGTGGTTGTAAAACGTCCTCTGGTAGAGCAGGGCAACAGTTTTGGCTGCATGGATGATCTGGTTCGAGAACTCCTGCAACTGATATGA
- the cobA gene encoding uroporphyrinogen-III C-methyltransferase, with the protein MNKETQVYLVGAGPGDTGLITVKGLKCLQKADVVLYDKLVNVELLKEAPEDAELIYVGKQKGSHLLPQEQINQLLAEKACLGRIVVRLKGGDPFVFGRGGEEAEYLQSQSIPFEIVPGVTAGFAAAAYAGIPVTHRDCTTSVTLVTGHAKGESAEEPKLNWSSLALGEGTLVFYMGLSNLNTICRELMANGRSDATPLAIISRATTDDQLTMTTTLGNACQDVAEINVPTPAVIIVGEVVSMRDQLRWFDRNQD; encoded by the coding sequence GTGAATAAAGAAACTCAGGTCTACCTGGTTGGAGCCGGCCCAGGCGACACCGGCTTGATTACCGTAAAGGGATTAAAGTGCCTGCAAAAAGCAGATGTGGTGCTTTACGATAAACTGGTAAATGTCGAGTTGTTAAAAGAAGCCCCAGAGGACGCCGAGTTGATATATGTCGGTAAGCAGAAAGGCAGCCACCTGCTGCCCCAGGAACAGATCAATCAGTTGCTGGCAGAGAAAGCTTGCCTAGGCCGGATCGTGGTCCGGCTCAAAGGCGGTGATCCTTTTGTCTTTGGGCGCGGCGGAGAGGAAGCCGAATACCTGCAAAGCCAGTCGATCCCATTTGAGATCGTGCCCGGAGTTACTGCCGGTTTCGCTGCGGCAGCCTATGCCGGAATTCCGGTGACCCATCGCGATTGCACCACCAGCGTCACTCTGGTGACCGGGCATGCCAAGGGTGAGAGTGCTGAAGAACCGAAACTGAACTGGTCATCATTGGCTCTTGGAGAAGGCACCTTGGTATTCTATATGGGCCTAAGCAACCTAAACACGATTTGTCGTGAATTAATGGCTAACGGACGTTCAGACGCGACTCCCCTAGCTATTATAAGTCGTGCGACTACCGATGATCAGCTTACGATGACGACTACCTTGGGGAATGCATGTCAAGACGTTGCCGAAATTAATGTGCCGACACCAGCGGTTATTATTGTCGGTGAGGTTGTCTCCATGCGGGATCAATTGCGTTGGTTCGATAGGAACCAAGACTGA